One segment of Clavelina lepadiformis chromosome 2, kaClaLepa1.1, whole genome shotgun sequence DNA contains the following:
- the LOC143447258 gene encoding 26S proteasome regulatory subunit 4, which translates to MGQNHSGGHNAPGDGKRGDKGKEKKKYERPLPTRVGKRRKKTKGPDAANKLPSVTPHTRCRLRLLKQERIKDYLLMEEEFIRNQERLKPQEEKQEEERTKVDDLRGSPMSVGTLEEVIDENHAIVSTSVGSEHYVSILSFVDKDLLEPGCTVLMNHKVHAVVGFLGDDVDPLVTVMKLEKAPQESYADIGGLDTQITEIKESVELPLTHPEYYEEMGIKPPKGVILYGPPGTGKTLLAKAVANQTSATFLRVVGSELIQKYLGDGPKLVRELFRVAEEHAPSIVFIDEIDAIGTKRYESNSGGEREIQRTMLELLNQLDGFDSRGDVKVIMATNRIDSLDPALIRAGRIDRKIEFPMPDEKTKRRIFNIHTTRMTLANDVTVDEYVQAKDDLSGADIKAICTEAGLLALRERRMKVTSEDFRKSKENVLYRKNEGAPQGLYL; encoded by the exons GGGCAAAATCATAGTGGGGGTCATAATGCTCCGGGTGATGGCAAGAGGGGTGACAAAGgaaaagagaagaaaaaatATGAACGTCCTCTTCCAACAAGAGTGGGAAAAAGAAGGAAGAAAACCAAGGGTCCAGATGCCGCTAATAAATTACCAAGTG TTACACCCCACACAAGATGTCGGCTACGGTTGCTTAAACAAGAAAGAATTAAAGATTATCTTTTGATGGAAGAAGAATTTATTCGTAATCAGGAAAGATTGAAGCCtcaagaagaaaaacaagag GAAGAACGAACCAAAGTTGATGATTTAAGAGGTTCCCCTATGTCTGTTGGAACACTTGAAGAAGTGATTGATGAAAACCATGCAATTGTATCAACATCGGTTGGTTCAGAACACTATGTCAGTATACTGTCATTTGTTGACAAAGACTTGCTGGAACCTGGCTGCACTGTTCTAATGAACCATAAG GTTCATGCTGTAGTGGGTTTCCTGGGAGATGATGTCGATCCATTGGTGACAGTAATGAAGCTTGAAAAAGCTCCACAAGAATCATATGCAGACATTGGTGGTCTAGATACACAAATCACTGAAATAAAG GAATCTGTTGAGTTACCACTAACCCATCCAGAATATTACGAAGAGATGGGTATTAAACCTCCAAAGGGTGTTATTCTTTATGGACCTCCAGGAACAG GTAAAAcactccttgcaaaagcagtGGCAAATCAAACTTCTGCAACGTTTCTCCGTGTCGTTGGATCAGAATTGATCCAGAAATACCTGGGAGATGGACCAAAGCTCGTTCGTGAATTGTTCCGAGTTGCTGAAGAACATGCCCCATCCATTGTTTttatagatgaaatagatgcAATTGGAACAAAAAG ATATGAGTCAAATTCTGGTGGTGAACGAGAAATTCAGAGGACAATGCTGGAGCTTCTGAATCAGCTTGATGGCTTTGACTCAAGAGGAGATGTCAAAGTTATTATGGCAACCAATCGCATCGATTCATTAGACCCGGCATTAATCCGTGCTG GTCGCATTGACAGAAAGATAGAGTTTCCGATGCCTGACGAGAAAACTAAACGCCGAATATTCAACATTCACACTACCAGGATGACCCTGGCAAATGATGTGACTGTGGATGAGTATGTGCAGGCAAAGGACGATTTATCAGGAGCTGATATTAAG GCAATTTGCACAGAAGCTGGACTACTAGCTTTACGCGAACGCAGAATGAAGGTTACCAGTGAGGACTTCAGAAAGTCAAAGGAAAACGTTCTCTATCGTAAAAATGAAGGGGCACCACAAGGACTTTATCTTTAA